TGAAATTATAAGAATCTAATCTTGATGAAGCCCTGTCAATATATCCGTCAGAACTGATGTGGGTATACCTACCCATTAATGACAGACGATTATTCCAAAACTTTCCGGAACCTACCTCAGCAGAATATTTATAGGTATTAAAAGACCCGTAACTGTCATCTGTTTTTACATAAAACTTATCTTCCGGATCTTTGGATATAACATTGATACTCGCACCGAAAGCCGAAACCCCATTATTGGAAGTTCCTACTCCTCTCTGAATCACAATCTGTGATGCCGAGCTTGTCAAATCCGGGACATTCACAAAAAAAGTACCCTGGCTCTCCGAATCGTTAAACGGAACTCCATTCATCATAACATTTATTCCCCTTCCTGCAACTCCACGAATTCTAAAACCAGTATATCCCACCCCGTTTCCGGCATCTGAAGTGGAAATTACAGAAGTCTGATTTTTTAAAAGTATGGGAAGATCCTGTCCGAGGTTCCTGCTGTCCAGGTCTCTTTGTACATTAATGATCTCCTTTGCAACGGGAAGTCTCCTGGTAAAATTAACCGCTTCAATTTCCTTGATTTTTAAGGAATCTGTATTTTGGGTTTGGGAAAAAGCCATTGAACTGGCAGTAAGCCCTAAAAAAAATAATCCTTTCATTCTATAAATTTTAAAATTTAATGAATAAAAGGGGATCAATAAGATATTATACAATTCCGGCAAAAGCCAGAGCGTCCCTAAACAGCATTACCTGTTCCAGGTTCAGTGGGTATAATCTCAGCCTGTAAAAGCACCCCTTTATTTCAGCCGCGAAATTACAAAAAATATATGAGATTGGGAGGCATGTGGATACCTGGGGCTCACATTTCTTAGTACGCTTTATTCTTCGAATCTATATAATAATAGTTTGTTCCGTCTTTTGTTACTTCAAACATCTTTCCCAATTTCCAACTGAAATTTCTTTTAATATTGGAATACTCGAAAGGGATCACAATTTTATTATGAACATCAATTACTCCAAAGCGGTCATTATGAGAAGCGACGATCATAGGATCAGAAACATCATCTCCTTCCATGATATGCAGATATTCATATTGAGGATAGATCTGATATTCTCTGTAATCAGCAGCATTCATAAATTTTGAAGGTTCAATAATTCCGTAAAAGCCATTTAAAATATAGGCTTGATATTGTTGCTGTTTAAATTCCATCTTACATTGTCCCAGATCGGAATTTTTATACTGATATACTCTTTTTCCGGTTTGATCTATTCTATAAGAAATCAGATCTTTTTCAACTGTAGCATATTCTTTTGTTCCGAATTTTCTGACCTTTTCATTAGGGGAGTACAGTAAATTACAGTCTTCAGCAAAAAAAACAGCAATATGGTATTCAGGCTGAATAATGAATTTTCCTTTTTGGTTCACATAACCGAATTTGCCATCCTTCTTTTGTGGAATCAGAACAGGAATCTCGTCATTAATAACAACCAGATCGGGATTGATTTTTGGTTCGGATGCTTTTTTAACAACCGCTTTGGAAACTTTTTTAACCGGATATTTCTTCACAGATTTAGCCTGTGAAAAAACAAAAATCGAAATAAAAAGGGATAGCAAACCCATTACATTTTTCACTTTCATCATTTATTTTTTGCAAAAGTACAGCCAAAATAGAAAATATAAAAATCATATTTATAAAGAATCTAAATAATTTCATCCTTATAAAATATTAAAAATTCGTACTTTTGGGAGCATTTTTAAATGTTTGATAATTTTAAAACGTCTTTGGAATACAAGATTTGATATTGATATGATCAGAAAGTTTTCCAACGTTACAAAGAGAGTTTTTGCGGCAAGACAGACTACAGGTAAGCCATTTACACTTTTCGATAAGGTCCTTTATACTTAGCTTTGGCATGAAACATTATCTTTCATTTTATAAAAGCAATGTAGATTGTACTTATTTTAACCGGTCCGTGTTACATATCAAAATGCAAAGCTCAAAAACGGCATATTATGGTTTAATTCTGACTGGTAAGGAAAAGTGGCGTTATCAATCTACCTTTAATTAATATTGAAAAGACTTCTATATGAATAATTATAAGGATTACATCAAAGAGATTGAGGAAAGAAAAAACCAGGGGCTTCATCCAAAGCCGATTGATGGTGCAGAATTGCTAAGCGAAATCATCGCACAAATTAAAGACCCGGCTAATGCAGACCGAGCAGATTCTCTTAAGTTTTTCATCTACAATACCCTTCCGGGAACGACCAGTGCAGCAGGTGTTAAAGCAAAATTTTTAAAAGAAATCATTCTGGGCGAATCTGTAGTAGAGGAGATATCACCTGCATTTGCTTTTGAGCTTCTATCTCACATGAAAGGTGGTCCTTCGATTGAAGTACTCCTTGATCTTGCTTTAGGAAATGATATTTCTATCGCAAAAGAAGCAGCAAACGTTCTTAAAACACAGGTTTTCCTTTATGACGCAGATACCAACCGTCTGAAAGAAGCATTCAATAATGGTAATGAAATCGCACAGGAAATTGTTGAAAGCTATGCAAAAGCTGAGTTTTTCACAAAATTACCAGAGATTGCTGACGAAATCAAGATTGTTACTTATATTGCCGGTGAAGGTGACATCTCAACAGACTTACTTTCTCCGGGTAACCAGGCTCACTCCAGATCTGACCGTGAGCTTCATGGTAAGTGTATGATCACTCCTCAGGCACAGGAAGAAATCAAAGCTCTGCAGGCACAGCATCCTGACAAAAGCGTAATGCTTATTGCAGAAAAAGGTACTATGGGTGTAGGTTCTTCAAGAATGTCCGGAGTAAATAATGTGGCTTTATGGACAGGTAAGCAGGCAAGTCCATATGTACCGTTTGTAAATATTGCCCCGATTGTTGGAGGTACAAATGGTATT
The sequence above is drawn from the Chryseobacterium daecheongense genome and encodes:
- a CDS encoding WG repeat-containing protein — protein: MMKVKNVMGLLSLFISIFVFSQAKSVKKYPVKKVSKAVVKKASEPKINPDLVVINDEIPVLIPQKKDGKFGYVNQKGKFIIQPEYHIAVFFAEDCNLLYSPNEKVRKFGTKEYATVEKDLISYRIDQTGKRVYQYKNSDLGQCKMEFKQQQYQAYILNGFYGIIEPSKFMNAADYREYQIYPQYEYLHIMEGDDVSDPMIVASHNDRFGVIDVHNKIVIPFEYSNIKRNFSWKLGKMFEVTKDGTNYYYIDSKNKAY